From a region of the Gossypium raimondii isolate GPD5lz chromosome 10, ASM2569854v1, whole genome shotgun sequence genome:
- the LOC105776435 gene encoding uncharacterized protein LOC105776435 yields the protein MGNESRRLLLLSIFLLTVQLRVNSVIGICEHSFNDGNKLYNFSLASPLPKFPHGILSEDGFYKVAGNETVLWFQLCGGMLFNHDPPRCAECSECGGPSRCGTECSALAARNAGGYHVCSTLGHASSTNVSILDKQNPFKGVIVRMSSSGKDPSCSLSVSILCDSNGAQGPDSVEKLGTCDYATTLRHPSGCATIISIGGKGFGWFGTLIIIIICLFGAYLLAGTVYRYFFLGVHGIEAIPNLDLWASLPHRTQIFFSSLVRQFSGPSTSHRNSYSPVNS from the exons atggGAAATGAATCTCGGAGATTGCTTCTTCTATCGATTTTTCTCTTGACGGTTCAACTCCGAGTTAACTCAGTCATTGGGATCTGTGAACACAGCTTCAATGACGGCAACAAGTTATACAACTTTAGCTTGGCTTCTCCTTTGCCTAAATTCCCTCATGGCATTCTCAGCGAAGACGG GTTTTATAAGGTGGCGGGGAATGAGACTGTGCTTTGGTTTCAG CTTTGTGGTGGAATGCTTTTTAACCATGATCCACCTAGATGTGCTGAGTGCTCG GAATGTGGAGGTCCATCACGCTGTGGAACGGAATGTAGTGCGTTAGCGGCTAGAAATGCTGGAG GTTATCACGTATGTTCTACTCTTGGACATGCTTCAAGTACAAATGTTAGCATCCTTG ACAAGCAGAACCCTTTCAAAGGTGTCATTGTTAGAATGTCAAGCAGTGGAAAAGATCCCAGTTGTTCACTCTCGGTCTCAATCCTTTGTGATTCAAATGGAGCTCAA GGGCCAGATTCAGTGGAGAAACTGGGGACTTGTGATTAT GCTACAACGCTGCGGCATCCTTCTGGTTGTGCAACAATCATATCCATTGGTGGGAAAGGGTTTGGCTGGTTTGGCACCTTGATAATCAT tatcatatgcCTCTTTGGAGCCTACCTGCTTGCTGGTACAGTTTATCGATATTTTTTCCTTGGAGTTCACGGTATAGAA GCAATTCCGAACTTGGATTTGTGGGCCAGCTTACCACATAGAACTCAG ATATTTTTCTCGTCTTTGGTACGACAGTTTAGTGGACCTTCAACCAGTCACAGAAACTCCTATTCGCCAGTCAATTCTTGA
- the LOC105778458 gene encoding abscisic acid receptor PYL4, translating to MPSSLQLHRSTATTFGSSHHHHHHKQPQPLPTTTLTRCSPLPRGVSLPDAVSLYHVHTLGPNQCCSAVVQLIEAPIETAWSLVRRFDNPQAYKNFLKSCHVIVGDGDVGTLRKVHVISGLPAASSTERLEILDDERHVLSFSVVGGDHRLRNYKSVTTLHASTDGKGTVAVESYVVDVPSGNTKEDTCTFVDMIVSCNLRSLAQMAGNSAKKEKYSSSP from the coding sequence atgccTTCCTCTTTGCAACTCCACCGCTCCACCGCCACCACCTTCGGCAGCagccaccaccaccaccaccacaaaCAACCTCAGCCCTTACCCACCACCACACTCACAAGGTGTTCCCCTCTTCCACGCGGCGTCTCCCTACCTGACGCGGTCTCGTTGTACCACGTACACACCCTTGGACCGAACCAATGTTGTTCCGCGGTGGTTCAACTTATCGAAGCCCCAATCGAGACGGCTTGGTCCTTGGTTCGCAGATTCGATAACCCTCAAGCTTACAAAAATTTCCTCAAGAGTTGCCACGTTATAGTCGGGGACGGTGACGTGGGAACCCTCCGCAAAGTCCACGTGATATCCGGCCTCCCCGCCGCTTCTAGCACAGAGAGGCTTGAGATCCTTGATGATGAACGTCACGTGCTTAGCTTCAGCGTGGTCGGAGGCGATCATCGGTTGAGAAATTATAAGTCGGTCACCACCTTACACGCTTCTACAGACGGTAAAGGGACGGTTGCCGTTGAGTCGTACGTTGTTGATGTACCGTCGGGTAATACTAAAGAAGATACATGTACTTTTGTTGATATGATTGTAAGTTGTAACCTTCGATCTTTGGCTCAAATGGCCGGAAATTcggccaaaaaagaaaaatattcatcATCCCCATAA
- the LOC105776433 gene encoding protein trichome birefringence-like 33, with amino-acid sequence MKAPLSSSTSSSSGILRRSRLSTYLYTLLAFIVFVAVIHGEYSIANFGRVDPIIPSSVISTTPVKKREKVVVQLPSFAVEESEEGCDIFSGKWVKDELTRPHYGESECPYIQPQLTCRAHGRPDTEYQKWRWQPHGCDIPRFNATLMLESLRGKRMMFVGDSLNRGQYVSMVCLLHRLIPEDKKSMETYNNDALTVFRVKDYNATIEFYWAPFLLESNSDNAVVHRISDRIVRKGSMNKHGRHWKGVDILVFNTYLWWVTGQDMKILKGSFKDVEKEIMQMSTEDAYRMAMKSLLRWVTRNLDRERTRVFFTSMSPTHSKGDWGGEASENCYNQTTPIADSNYWGSDSRKSIMKVIGEEFSKSEFPITFLNITQLSSYRKDAHTSIYKKQWNPLTTEQLANPASYADCIHWCLPGLQDTWNELLFAKLFHPDLI; translated from the exons atgaaGGCTCCACTTTCTTCATCAACATCATCATCCTCTGGTATTCTTAGAAGGTCTCGTCTCTCAACTTACTTATACACTTTATTAGCTTTCATTGTTTTCGTTGCTGTCATCCATGGAGAATACTCCATCGCCAATTTTGGCCGAGTTGACCCAATAATCCCCAGCTCAGTTATCTCCACTACACCAG TGaagaaaagggagaaggtgGTGGTGCAGCTGCCGTCATTTGCGGTGGAGGAAAGTGAAGAAGGATGTGATATATTCAGTGGCAAGTGGGTCAAGGACGAGTTGACTCGGCCTCACTATGGTGAATCGGAGTGTCCATACATCCAGCCACAATTAACGTGTAGAGCACATGGGAGACCGGATACTGAGTATCAGAAATGGAGATGGCAACCTCATGGCTGTGATATTCCTAG ATTCAATGCCACATTGATGCTAGAGAGCCTAAGGGGGAAGAGAATGATGTTTGTGGGTGACTCATTGAACCGTGGTCAATATGTATCAATGGTTTGCCTTCTCCATAGGCTCATACCCGAGGATAAAAAATCCATGGAAACATACAATAATGACGCCCTCACGGTTTTCCGAGTTAAG GACTACAATGCCACCATAGAATTCTATTGGGCTCCATTTCTTCTAGAATCCAACTCGGATAATGCTGTAGTTCATAGAATATCCGATAGGATCGTGAGGAAAGGCTCGATGAATAAGCATGGCAGGCATTGGAAGGGTGTCGACATTTTGGTTTTCAATACGTACTTGTGGTGGGTGACAGGCCAAGACATGAAGATCTT GAAAGGGTCATTCAAGGATGTTGAGAAAGAAATAATGCAGATGTCAACTGAGGATGCTTATCGTATGGCAATGAAGAGCTTGTTGAGATGGGTGACCAGAAATTTGGATCGTGAGAGGACTAGGGTTTTTTTCACCAGCATGTCTCCTACTCATTCAAA GGGCGATTGGGGAGGTGAGGCTAGTGAGAACTGTTACAATCAAACGACACCAATCGCAGATTCAAATTATTGGGGTTCTGATAGCAGGAAAAGCATAATGAAAGTGATTGGGGAAGAATTCAGTAAATCCGAATTCCCCATCACGTTTCTTAACATCACACAACTATCGAGTTACCGCAAAGATGCGCACACCTCGATTTACAAGAAACAATGGAATCCATTGACGACAGAGCAACTAGCCAACCCGGCTAGCTATGCAGATTGCATCCATTGGTGCTTGCCGGGACTTCAAGATACTTGGAATGAGCTTCTCTTTGCCAAGCTTTTCCATCCTGATTTAATCTAA